In the genome of Dermacentor andersoni chromosome 3, qqDerAnde1_hic_scaffold, whole genome shotgun sequence, one region contains:
- the LOC140216734 gene encoding uncharacterized protein, translating to MPKSRASSRASSADSADVQCGADIVDTQQQFPQCMDASDPQPSTSRADVSDPRRRTSGADDSDPRPSTSGADDSDPRPSTSGADDSDPRPSTSGADDSDPRPSTSGADVSDPGPSTSRADDSDPRPSTSPADDSDPRPSTSRVDETQSRFGSTIQAHLEPHYISIEASRGRAETVQASLSSVSATERKMKLTGERGSCANVELADEFLVVQVTALNALYKNALCQECSQPGLTVHLGTRHGLAARMLLTCNACGVVASEWSSPRVEGGKAFDVNMRAMQAIKTTGRGATALTDFWSVMNVSYRGLHHKTFQRHLKSKFRPAGGMAAASLFSDAVAAVRKVYSEMDLAFTKNVTVVYDGTWMTRGHASHIGVGTIIEFYTGLVLDCVVLSNRCHGCTLGPKENDEGYSEWKENHVCQKNTDANSSRMEVEAALILFRRSLERNDLRYTCVVCDGDSRTFQALCEDKAYGFITFNKEDCINHVKKRMGTALRTLVSKSRRSKPIGGKGGLTQDLIKKLTNYYGMAIRNNSEVDDMQRAIMATFYHITSTDKDPHHELCPPGPLSWCRHQAAEAEGKAPPEHKYKLATHVSAALLPVYQRLSDPQLLSRCQGKKTQNAAESLHAVIWSILPKEQNASLIAAETAVNEAVCKYNAGTLRAYRQFCASLGLKPGKHSLQRAAEKDALRKKKASKKHQMKGHMPKKPRCAKDTKDYNPGAF from the coding sequence ATGCCCAAAAGTAGAGCGTCATCAAGAGCTTCCAGTGCTGATTCTGCTGATGTTCAGTGCGGCGCGGACATCGTGGACACACAGCAGCAGTTCCCTCAATGTATGGATGCTTCGGACCCACAACCAAGCACCTCGCGCGCCGACGTCTCGGACCCGCGACGACGCACCTCGGGCGCGGAcgactcggacccgcgaccaagcacctcgggcgccgacgactcggacccgcgaccaagcacctcgggcgccgacgactcggacccgcgaccaagcacctcgggcgccgacgactcggacccgcgaccaagcacctcGGGCGCCGACGTCTCGGATCCGGGACCAAGCACCTCACGCgccgacgactcggacccgcgaccaagcacttcacccgccgacgactcggacccgcgaccaagcacctcGCGCGTGGATGAAACGCAGTCGAGATTCGGCAGTACAATTCAGGCTCACTTGGAACCGCACTACATATCGATAGAAGCTTCTCGTGGGCGAGCCGAGACAGTGCAAGCATCACTCAGTTCTGTTTCGGCGaccgaaagaaaaatgaagctcacAGGTGAGAGAGGAAGTTGTGCCAATGTGGAGCTGGCGGATGAGTTTTTGGTTGTGCAGGTCACAGCATTGAATGCTTTGTACAAGAATGCCTTGTGCCAAGAATGCTCTCAGCCGGGACTGACTGTTCATTTGGGAACAAGGCATGGATTGGCTGCACGAATGCTACTGACCTGCAATGCCTGCGGCGTTGTTGCAAGTGAATGGTCATCGCCGCGAGTAGAGGGTGGTAAGGCTTTTGACGTGAATATGCGTGCAATGCAAGCAATTAAAACTACCGGCAGAGGGGCAACTGCCCTGACTGACTTTTGGTCAGTAATGAACGTTTCATACAGAGGCTTGCACCATAAGACATTCCAAAGACACCTGAAATCAAAATTCAGGCCTGCTGGTGGGATGGCTGCAGCAAGTCTCTTTTCTGATGCTGTGGCAGCCGTGCGGAAAGTTTACAGCGAAATGGACCTGGCATTCACAAAAAATGTGACGGTAGTCTACGACGGCACATGGATGACACGTGGTCATGCATCCCATATTGGTGTGGGCACAATAATTGAATTTTACACTGGTCTGGTGCTTGACTGCGTTGTGCTCTCGAACAGATGCCATGGATGCACGCTTGGGCCGAAAGAAAACGATGAAGGCTACAGTGAATGGAAAGAGAATCACGTGTGCCAAAAGAACACCGATGCAAACTCAAGCCGTATGGAGGTCGAGGCAGCGTTGATCTTGTTCAGAAGGTCACTGGAAAGGAATGACCTCCGCTACACATGTGTTGTTTGTGATGGGGATAGCCGTACCTTCCAGGCCCTTTGTGAAGACAAGGCTTATGGCTTCATTACATTCAACAAAGAGGACTGTATCAATCACGTTAAAAAGAGGATGGGTACAGCCCTGCGAACACTTGTCTCAAAAAGCAGAAGAAGTAAACCAATTGGAGGGAAGGGTGGCCTGACCCAAGACCTAATCAAAAAGCTCACCAATTATTATGGCATGGCCATACGTAACAATAGTGAAGTAGATGATATGCAAAGGGCCATAATGGCAACCTTTTATCATATCACTTCAACAGATAAAgaccctcatcatgagctctgccCTCCAGGACCCCTGAGCTGGTGCAGACACCAGGCTGCAGAAGCTGAAGGTAAAGCTCCGCCAGAACACAAGTACAAATTGGCAACACATGTTTCAGCTGCGTTGCTGCCTGTGTATCAACGCCTCTCGGATCCTCAGCTACTCAGCCGTTGCCAAGGCAAGAAGACTCAGAATGCAGCCGAGAGTCTCCACGCTGTCAtttggtcaattctaccaaaagaGCAAAATGCTTCATTGATCGCAGCGGAGACAGCTGTCAATGAGGCAGTCTGCAAGTACAATGCTGGAACGCTTCGTGCATACAGACAGTTTTGTGCCTCACTTGGCTTGAAGCCAGGAAAGCATTCCCTTCAAAGAGCTGCAGAAAAGGATgccctacgaaaaaaaaaggcatcgaaAAAACATCAGATGAAAGGCCACATGCCCAAGAAGCCCCGCTGTGCTAAGGACACCAAGGACTACAATCCTGGTGCATTTTAG